The sequence GaagttattttatataaattcgaCCATGCTACGTACACCTTCTTTAAGCATctctaataaataaaatatcgttttaccaaaataaGTGCAGCAAATTTGCATTTtactaacatttttttaacGAAATTGCATTTTTCATGTCGTttctatcatatttttaaaatagtcatttattgtctcataaacatttttctttagaTCACTGTAGCACAAAAATAGTATTAAATTGACTCTAAAATGATTCTaagaataaaaatttatgttttaaaataaatattaaactttataTCGATTAAATTCTGTTATTAATCCATCATAATTGAAATGCCTATAATCCCCAGGTATCAGTTGGGCTTTAGATGGATATCCGTTAAGTTGGCCCAAAGGGTGAAGTCCATGTAAACCCAGTACGGCTGGTAGCCCTagaattttgaattcaaaatttttgtagagtttcaggttttttttttttttttatataaaaaaagaaagaaagaagaaagacaagaaaaaaaaggtcagttccttaaaaaaaaattgctcgAAGGGAATTTATCAAGTCTTggagaaaaaacaaaaaactaatCACCCAAGAGGAATGTTCTTGATTCGTTTCCAGAGAAAAAAAATGAGAGGAGTACGTCTCTTATGAGACaatcttataaatttatatccATGAAATTGATCATattgattcatatttaaaatgaaaagtaatattttttcattaatcgGTTGTGTTTGAGACCCGTATCATGAAATTGACTCGTTACAcagtctcacataagttttttttttttttttttaaaatagagaGACAACAAAAACACAGTAGAATGATctttatttaacaattattaatATTTCACAATAAATAATACTTTAGTTGCAAATTGATTTCAACCTaaccatataataataataataataataataataataataataataataataataataatgggtGTAAATTAATTTGATAGTCGGAATGATCATCGGAGATAATTGTGTTTGGTTAAAAGTGATTATTGATGACTAATAATTACTCTCAATGAAGCCATGATTATTGGCATGTTATTCATAAAGATTTAAATTCAAAAGCAAAAGCAACAAAAGCAGAAGCAAATAATTTTGCAACGCACAAAACAAAGGGAGTCAATTGATTTTGAGGACCTCACAGCTTTACTCTATCGCCCTTGTGACTTATTTTGACGGGGAATATGTAGAATAATGATGATTTAATTTACGTAAAGGTCAATTTTAATCATGTATTAGTATTTCACTCGTGATATgtacataatattattttatttaattaatgattaaaattaacaaatattaacttttgaataattatttaaaagtattgatataatataattagcatttttttatttcaaatattattatacaaATCATTATATAGAAGATGTTTGTGTCATATGAAATAacactcaaataaatataacaatttTTTGTCGTTAAATTGACTTCTTTATCTTTGTTGGATGGAATTGTTACTAATAAAAagaatagaaaaaaatattttaaaaagtatattttattttgtctatcaaaatttttaaaaataaataaatatttttcaaaaataaaattttttgtcatatattagaagtataaatttgatttaaaaattttaaaacattttaaaaatatttatattaaagttctAATTaagataacaataataataatagcaatTTATggagggcaaaaacttgtgtgagacaatctcacgggtcgtattttgtgagacgaatatcttatttgggtcatcaatgaaaagtattactttttatgctaagaatattactttctactgtgaatatcgatagggttgacccgtctcacagataaagattcgtgagaccgtctcacaagagacctactcatggAGAGTCGATATACCAAAAATtctttacgattttttttttaaaatttgaaaaatataatattatatataaaaaaatattttattgaatatgTTAGGAACTAGTgaaaactaaatatataaaaataatacaaaactcAAAACCATAAACTTAGAAATGACGAATAtcatttgttaatttttttataatcacATTGTTAAATATACGggtatttcatgaattttttttaaccacATAATCATACAAATTTAACGATACATGACTGGAaaactttttaatttattattatatatattgacaaacattatttaatttgcaaccaatatttgttttttttccccTCAAACCAATCGCCGCACAGTCCAAATGAGATTTCTGTGCGTGCATCAGCTCTGTGACGTCACAGAGCATATTGACTGTCCCAGTTTAATTGGTATATGCCAtttttgtttaacataaaatGCGTGAACTTAATAACACATAGTAGAATAATATGACacatcaatatataaaaaataggTATATGcgaagacggtctcacgaatctttatctctGAGACGTGTCAACGATcaaccatatcgatattcaatataaaaagtagagtaggtctcttatgagacagtctcacaaatctttgtctgtgagacgggtcaaccctacctatattcacaataaaaagtaatactttttcatggatgacccaaataagatatccgtctcacaaaatacgactcgtgagaccgtctcacacaaccTTTTgcctaaaaagtaatactcttagcataaaaaatatttcacaCAATTATAAATACTTGTACGATAACAACAACAATCTTCAAATGCACGACTCTCTGATTTCTCTCTGATAATATTTCTCGTCGTACAAAAGTATTTTGCAACCATTATATCCTCCTCTTTAcatagatttattttattttagagttttttcCTACAAAATATGAACAACAAAAGCTTattaaaattaaactcttttaaataataatatcatataataaaaattttaggatAATTATCAatgatttagaaattaaaaatcatttttcgtTCGGTATATATAAATCGTCTAGGTGGCTATTTATCTCTGACAAAAAAACTCTGCACTCTCTGAAATGGCCGAGGAAAAATCCGAGACGTCAAAACTAAAGAAGTTGATTTCCGATGAAAGTAGCGAGGATGAACAGGATTCTGAGTCCGATGATATCGGTCTTCCCCTGGATAAGCTGAGTCTCGGGCCGAAAAAAAAGCTTCTTGTGCTGTGTCTTGGCGGGCTTCTGGTGCACAGGGTTCATGTTAGGGATAAGAGCACCGTTCGAGGGTTGCGCCCCGATACAATTTACGGCAAGTTTCTAAGTAAGCTGGCCCGaaatttaaaatcttatatTTAACTTGTGTTCATTTATTATTCTTCGTGGGATTTGGTCATTCGTTTTGGCTTCAAACAGTTTTCAAGAGGCCATTTTGCACGGAGTTCTTGAAATTTTGCTTTGAACGGTTTGATGTCGGGATATGGTCCTCTGCAAGAGAGTAAGCGCAAAACAAGTTattctacttttttttaattattcggttaaaaaatcaatatataatcTGTGTTATATGATTCATGAATTATTTTGCTTCGGAAACGAACAGTCACAATATAGACGGTGCTTTGAACATTATAACTGGTGGGATGAGAAGCAAACTACTGTTCGTGTGGGTAAgtttattttcaagaaatacATGTATACCAATTTCTATACGCAATTATAGTTTTACGAAATAGATCCTTGGATGgtaatatatattcaaaatcCAAATCGTTTGTTTTGTAGAGTCAAGAAGAATGCATTGATTCTGGATTTTTCTGCATAAACAAACCAGAAAagcctctgtttctgaaaaatCTAAAAGATCTGTGGGAAAAGAAATACATTAATAAAGGGCAGTATTCATCTTCCAACACTTTGCTCATCGATGATGAGCCTCACACCTGTCTTCTGAATCCGGTATTTTGTTTTACCCTTGCCACTTCTAAATTTTAGAAGAAGCCCTTTGATCGATGACTGTTTTACTCCTGTTTGCAGCCTAACACAGCTATTTTCCCAGATCCATACAAGAAACACGACACTAAAGATGCATTCTTGGGTAAAGACTGAGTTCCTAAACCTTATATACACCAGGCTGATTTGTTCATCATTATTTCATATATGCACCAAAAGATAGATAATATGTCAtgtgttttgaatttattcaggTCCAAATGGTGAGCTGAGAAAATTCTTAGATGGTCTTGCTGATGCAGATGGGGATGTTCCTTCTTATGTGAAAGATCATCCAATCGGCCGGCCTGCCATATCGTCGTCGCATCCCGATTGGAAATATTATGCGAGAATCGTCGGTAACTTTGCGAAGAGAGGGTCAAGTTTTGCTGCTGATTCAAGTTCTTCTGATAGTTAGAAGCTCAATAGTTATATGAGAAATAAGATATGCTAAAAAATAAGGTTTGGGTTTGTAAAGCATCATCATATATGGTTTGTTTGCTCGTGTTATGTTTGGTGTTATGTTTTGGTTATGGCCAACAAAAGTTTCTTTGGTGGAATCTATCCTAAATATCTAGTTTCAAGTATATGCTTTAACTTTCTTTAAAATCGAACAATAAACTTTCGAATAGAATAGAATAGGTTCTTAGGAAGGAAAAAATCAagtgaagagaaaattgagaGACATTTTCACTAATCTTTGTCGGTGAGACAAGTTAAttttactgatattcacaataaaaattaatactcttagcataaaatataatatttttttatggatgaccaaaataagagatactcttagcataaaaagtcatacttttttatggatgacccaaataagatatcaatatcataaaatacgatctgtgagatcgtctcacacaaatttttgccaagaaaatttaatcaaattagaaAACGTATTTAAGACTTTAAAGATTGGTGTGTATGATcaattattatcataaaaagtacgATTAGTGGCATCTAATCTATAATGTTGTTCTAACTCTGTTTCAATAATAACAATGGATTTCTTGAATATGAACGATTAGGTAGAACGTGTCCATCGCCAAGTCTTGATAAGACTTTATCGTATAAATTAGAATATTGGGTACCACTTAGTACGCATTATGAGATGAGTGGGTAAAAATGGTTAAATAAGATACTATGATAAAAGTGTTTGGTAGGATTTTAATAAGATagattaaatt comes from Primulina huaijiensis isolate GDHJ02 chromosome 5, ASM1229523v2, whole genome shotgun sequence and encodes:
- the LOC140977787 gene encoding uncharacterized FCP1 homology domain-containing protein C1271.03c-like, whose protein sequence is MAEEKSETSKLKKLISDESSEDEQDSESDDIGLPLDKLSLGPKKKLLVLCLGGLLVHRVHVRDKSTVRGLRPDTIYGKFLIFKRPFCTEFLKFCFERFDVGIWSSARDHNIDGALNIITGGMRSKLLFVWSQEECIDSGFFCINKPEKPLFLKNLKDLWEKKYINKGQYSSSNTLLIDDEPHTCLLNPPNTAIFPDPYKKHDTKDAFLGPNGELRKFLDGLADADGDVPSYVKDHPIGRPAISSSHPDWKYYARIVGNFAKRGSSFAADSSSSDS